One Mycolicibacterium crocinum DNA window includes the following coding sequences:
- a CDS encoding cytochrome P450 yields MTGTLAPAKPDVDLTDGNFYADGGAREAYRWMRANEPVFRDRNGLAAAASYQAVIDAERDPETFSNTGGIRPDNPGMPYMIDMDDPGHLLRRKLVNAGFTRKRVMDKVAGIDTLCDTLIDAVCERGECDFVRDIAAPLPMAVIGDMLGVLPEERSTLLKWSDDLVCGLNSAADAETLQAVMDAFAGYSAYATETIAKRRAEPTDDLFSILVNSEVEGSRLDDQEIIMETLLILIGGDETTRHTLSGGTEQLVRHHDQWQRLVADHSLLPGAIEEMLRWTSPVKNMARTAMRDVEFHGTQLREGEKMLLMFEGANFDESVFGDPENFRIDRNPNSHLAFGFGTHFCLGNQLARLELSTMVRKVLERLPDLRLADESALPLRPANFVSGLEAMPVVFTPSKPVLV; encoded by the coding sequence ATGACAGGCACTCTGGCGCCGGCCAAGCCGGACGTCGATCTGACCGACGGCAATTTTTACGCCGACGGCGGTGCGCGCGAAGCGTATCGCTGGATGCGGGCCAACGAGCCGGTGTTTCGCGACCGCAACGGCCTGGCCGCCGCGGCGAGCTACCAGGCCGTGATCGACGCCGAGCGCGATCCCGAAACCTTCTCCAATACCGGAGGTATCCGCCCGGACAACCCCGGCATGCCGTACATGATCGACATGGACGATCCCGGACATCTGTTGCGGCGCAAGCTCGTCAACGCCGGCTTCACCCGTAAGCGCGTGATGGACAAGGTCGCCGGGATCGACACCCTGTGTGACACGTTGATCGACGCGGTGTGCGAGCGGGGGGAGTGTGATTTCGTCCGCGACATCGCCGCGCCGCTGCCCATGGCCGTCATCGGCGACATGCTGGGCGTGCTGCCCGAAGAGCGCTCGACACTGTTGAAGTGGTCCGACGACCTGGTGTGCGGCTTGAACTCCGCCGCCGACGCCGAGACCCTGCAAGCCGTCATGGACGCGTTCGCCGGGTACTCCGCCTACGCCACCGAGACGATCGCCAAGCGTCGGGCCGAGCCGACCGACGATCTGTTCTCGATCCTGGTCAACTCCGAGGTCGAAGGCTCGCGCCTGGACGACCAGGAAATCATCATGGAGACGCTGCTGATCCTCATCGGCGGGGACGAGACCACCCGCCACACGCTGTCGGGCGGCACCGAACAGCTTGTGCGCCATCATGATCAGTGGCAGCGCCTGGTGGCCGACCACAGCCTGTTGCCCGGTGCGATCGAGGAGATGCTGCGCTGGACCTCCCCGGTGAAGAACATGGCCCGAACCGCCATGCGCGATGTCGAGTTCCACGGGACTCAGTTGCGTGAGGGCGAGAAGATGCTGTTGATGTTCGAGGGCGCCAACTTCGACGAATCCGTGTTCGGCGATCCGGAAAATTTCCGGATTGATCGAAACCCGAACAGCCACTTGGCATTCGGCTTCGGAACGCACTTCTGCCTCGGAAATCAGCTGGCCCGCCTCGAGCTGAGCACCATGGTGCGCAAGGTGCTCGAACGGCTGCCGGACCTGCGGTTGGCCGACGAATCCGCGCTGCCCCTGCGGCCGGCGAATTTTGTCAGCGGCCTGGAGGCGATGCCGGTGGTGTTCACCCCGTCGAAGCCGGTGCTGGTGTAG
- a CDS encoding acetoacetate decarboxylase family protein: MSDSQHTIAGTVLTMPVRIRKADVHTAMFSVPADAAQRLVDYSGLKVCEFRPGRAVVNLMLARYIDGDLGKYHEFGTCVMVNPPGSNASGLRALGDAAAFIHHLPVDQSFTLEAGRTIWGFPKIMADFNVRESNPFTFDVSENGSLIAGIEFHRGLPIPSLRPRTQVLKTYTFADGTTREVPWEMKNSGVRFRPGGATLRLGDHPYAKELATLGLPKRAMVSGSVAHVEMTFGDAHILR, encoded by the coding sequence ATGTCTGATTCGCAGCACACGATTGCCGGCACGGTGCTCACCATGCCGGTGCGAATTCGCAAGGCCGACGTCCACACGGCTATGTTCTCGGTTCCGGCCGATGCCGCGCAGCGACTTGTCGATTACAGCGGATTGAAGGTCTGCGAATTCCGGCCCGGCCGAGCGGTGGTCAACCTGATGCTGGCCCGCTACATCGACGGCGATCTGGGCAAGTACCACGAATTCGGCACGTGCGTGATGGTCAATCCCCCGGGCTCGAATGCCTCTGGCCTCAGGGCACTCGGCGACGCCGCGGCGTTCATCCACCACCTGCCCGTCGATCAGTCCTTCACGTTGGAGGCCGGCCGTACGATCTGGGGCTTCCCCAAGATCATGGCGGACTTCAACGTTCGCGAATCCAACCCGTTCACCTTCGATGTGAGCGAGAACGGGTCGCTGATCGCCGGCATCGAGTTCCACCGGGGTCTGCCGATCCCGTCGCTGCGGCCGCGCACCCAGGTGCTCAAGACCTACACCTTCGCCGACGGCACCACCCGCGAGGTGCCCTGGGAGATGAAGAACTCCGGAGTTCGCTTCCGCCCGGGCGGCGCCACGCTGCGCCTCGGCGATCATCCGTACGCCAAAGAGCTGGCCACACTGGGGCTGCCGAAGCGCGCGATGGTGTCGGGATCGGTCGCCCACGTCGAGATGACGTTCGGCGACGCCCACATCCTGCGCTGA
- a CDS encoding thiolase domain-containing protein → MTFRDVAVVGFEHAPHVRRTDGTTNGVEMLMPCFHRLYEELGLKQTDIGFWCSGSSDYLAGRAFSFISAIDSIGAVPPINESHVEMDAAWALYEAYIKILTGEVDTALVYGFGKSSAGTLRRVLALQTDPYTVAPLWPDSVSMAGLQARFGLDSGKWTEEQMAQVALDSLAAAQRVDSEKPAKSIDELLSRPYFADPLRRHDIAPITDGASAIVLAAGDKARELRENPAWITGFEHRIETPVLGARDLTTSPSTAASAKVATGGDTGSIEIAEIYAPFSHQQLILTEAIGLPESTKINPSGGALAANPMFSAGLERIGFAARHIFNGSAGRVLAHATSGPALQQNLVAVLEGKN, encoded by the coding sequence ATGACATTTCGCGATGTAGCGGTCGTCGGCTTCGAACACGCCCCGCACGTGCGGCGCACCGACGGCACCACCAACGGCGTCGAGATGCTGATGCCGTGTTTCCACCGGCTCTACGAAGAGCTCGGCCTGAAGCAGACCGACATCGGCTTCTGGTGCTCCGGCTCGTCGGATTACCTTGCCGGACGCGCCTTTTCGTTCATCTCGGCCATCGACTCGATCGGGGCGGTGCCGCCGATCAACGAATCGCACGTCGAGATGGACGCCGCGTGGGCGCTCTACGAGGCCTACATCAAGATCCTGACCGGTGAAGTCGACACCGCCCTGGTGTACGGCTTCGGCAAGTCCTCGGCAGGCACGCTGCGCCGGGTGCTGGCCCTGCAGACCGACCCGTACACCGTCGCGCCGCTGTGGCCCGATTCGGTGTCGATGGCGGGACTGCAGGCGCGGTTCGGGCTGGATTCGGGCAAGTGGACCGAAGAGCAGATGGCCCAGGTCGCCCTGGATTCGTTGGCGGCGGCCCAGCGCGTCGACTCCGAGAAGCCGGCGAAGAGCATCGACGAGCTGCTGTCACGGCCGTATTTCGCAGATCCGTTGCGGCGCCACGACATCGCGCCGATCACCGATGGTGCGTCGGCCATCGTGCTGGCGGCCGGGGACAAGGCCCGCGAGCTTCGCGAGAACCCGGCGTGGATCACCGGTTTCGAGCACCGCATCGAGACACCGGTGCTCGGCGCCCGTGACCTCACGACCTCGCCGTCCACCGCGGCGTCAGCCAAGGTGGCCACCGGCGGAGACACCGGCTCGATCGAGATCGCTGAGATCTACGCTCCGTTCAGCCACCAGCAGTTGATCCTCACCGAGGCCATCGGCCTGCCGGAGTCGACGAAGATCAACCCGTCGGGCGGGGCGTTGGCCGCCAACCCCATGTTCTCGGCCGGCCTGGAGCGGATCGGCTTCGCCGCCCGGCACATCTTCAACGGTTCAGCAGGTCGCGTCCTGGCTCATGCCACCAGCGGCCCTGCGCTGCAACAGAATCTGGTCGCGGTCCTGGAGGGCAAGAACTGA
- a CDS encoding Rieske 2Fe-2S domain-containing protein: MTSGIREIDTGTLPDRYARGWHCLGPVTDYTDGKPHPINAFGTKLVVFADSHGDVHVLDAYCRHLGGDLSQGTVKDDALACPFHDWRWGGDGRCKLVPYAKRTPRLARTRSWETDVRSGLLFVWHDAEGNPPQPEVRIPEIPEYTSGEWTEWKWNSMLIEGSNCREIVDNVTDMAHFFYIHFGLPTYFKNVFEGHIASQYLHNVGRPDVTLGGSAYTESHLDSEASYFGPSFMINWLHNNYGGFKAESILINCHYPVTQDSFMLQWGVIVEKPKGMDDSMSDKLSDAMVTGVSKGFLQDVEIWKHKTRIDNPLLVEEDGAVYQMRRWYQQFYVDVADITPDMVDRFELEVDTAPANEKWQVEVQENLKKQAEAEGQPTQV, translated from the coding sequence GTGACAAGCGGCATTCGCGAGATCGACACCGGAACCCTGCCGGACCGGTACGCCCGGGGCTGGCACTGCCTGGGCCCGGTCACTGACTACACCGACGGCAAGCCCCACCCGATCAATGCGTTCGGCACCAAACTGGTGGTCTTCGCCGATTCCCACGGCGATGTGCACGTTCTTGACGCGTACTGCCGCCACCTGGGCGGGGACCTGTCGCAGGGCACCGTCAAGGACGACGCCCTGGCCTGCCCGTTCCACGACTGGCGCTGGGGCGGCGACGGCCGGTGCAAGCTGGTGCCCTACGCCAAGCGCACCCCACGGCTGGCTCGCACCCGGTCCTGGGAGACCGACGTGCGCAGCGGGCTGCTGTTCGTCTGGCACGACGCCGAGGGCAATCCCCCGCAGCCCGAGGTGCGCATTCCGGAGATCCCGGAGTACACCAGCGGTGAGTGGACCGAGTGGAAGTGGAACTCGATGCTGATCGAGGGCTCCAACTGCCGGGAGATCGTCGACAACGTCACCGACATGGCGCACTTCTTCTACATCCACTTCGGCCTGCCGACGTACTTCAAGAACGTCTTCGAGGGCCACATCGCCTCGCAGTACCTGCACAACGTTGGGCGCCCCGACGTCACGCTGGGCGGCTCGGCCTACACCGAATCGCACCTGGACTCCGAAGCGTCGTACTTCGGGCCGTCCTTCATGATCAACTGGCTGCACAATAACTACGGTGGCTTCAAGGCCGAGTCGATTCTGATCAACTGCCACTACCCGGTGACGCAGGACTCGTTCATGCTGCAGTGGGGTGTGATCGTCGAAAAGCCCAAGGGCATGGACGATTCCATGAGCGACAAGCTCTCGGATGCGATGGTCACCGGCGTCAGTAAGGGCTTCCTGCAGGACGTCGAGATCTGGAAACACAAGACCCGCATCGACAACCCGCTGCTCGTCGAGGAAGACGGTGCCGTCTACCAGATGCGCCGCTGGTATCAGCAGTTCTACGTCGACGTCGCCGACATCACGCCCGACATGGTCGACCGCTTCGAGCTCGAGGTGGACACCGCACCCGCCAACGAGAAGTGGCAGGTCGAGGTCCAAGAGAACCTCAAGAAGCAGGCCGAAGCCGAAGGACAGCCGACCCAGGTGTGA
- a CDS encoding nuclear transport factor 2 family protein: MSSPAHEAGRRSREAAMARDKEAWLAVFADDAIVEDPIGPSHFDPEGKGHRGKDAIAKFYDMAIAPSTLTFNFEKTYQCGNEEANVGHIVIESSGYRVIAEGVFTYRVNDDGKIVALRAYWELDKATASAQKI; the protein is encoded by the coding sequence GTGAGTTCACCGGCCCACGAGGCGGGGCGGCGATCCCGCGAGGCGGCGATGGCTCGCGACAAAGAGGCATGGCTGGCGGTGTTCGCCGATGACGCGATCGTCGAAGACCCCATCGGCCCATCGCATTTCGACCCCGAGGGCAAGGGCCACCGCGGCAAGGATGCGATCGCGAAGTTCTACGACATGGCGATAGCCCCGAGCACGCTGACGTTCAACTTCGAGAAGACCTACCAGTGCGGTAACGAGGAAGCCAACGTCGGCCACATCGTGATCGAGTCGAGCGGTTACCGGGTGATCGCCGAGGGGGTATTCACTTATCGCGTCAACGACGACGGCAAAATCGTTGCGCTACGGGCTTATTGGGAGCTCGACAAAGCCACGGCGAGCGCGCAGAAGATCTAG
- a CDS encoding TIGR03619 family F420-dependent LLM class oxidoreductase, with the protein MQYTVSIAFSPLDQLIEIAKAAEELGFDNIALPDSIFYFEKQSVDYPYTADGKRMFDENSPWVDPLILAGALGAVTSKLRFYTNVMKLGSRNPLLLARQVGSVANLTNNRFGFGVGIGWAPEEFEWCGVPFAKRGKRVDEMIDIIKLVLAGGMVEHHGEFYDFDRLQMSPAPSKPVPFYVGGHTDVALKRAVRIGDGWTSAMMTCDELAETISTLKKLLAEAGRADDPFEYQAVCIDKFGVDGHRDLVAAGVTDYIGIPWVFEGLPFDAPVDKKIDSMKRFADTYIHSGWQEQ; encoded by the coding sequence ATGCAGTACACGGTCAGCATCGCGTTCAGCCCGCTCGACCAGCTCATCGAGATCGCCAAGGCGGCAGAGGAACTCGGTTTCGACAACATCGCGTTGCCGGATTCGATCTTCTACTTCGAGAAGCAGTCCGTCGACTACCCCTACACGGCCGACGGCAAGCGGATGTTCGACGAGAACTCACCCTGGGTCGATCCCTTGATCCTGGCCGGTGCACTGGGTGCGGTGACCTCGAAGCTGCGCTTCTACACCAACGTGATGAAGCTCGGCTCGCGCAACCCGCTGCTGCTGGCCCGCCAGGTCGGTTCGGTGGCGAACCTGACCAACAACCGGTTCGGCTTCGGTGTCGGGATCGGCTGGGCGCCGGAGGAATTCGAGTGGTGCGGGGTGCCCTTCGCCAAACGCGGCAAGCGCGTGGACGAGATGATCGACATCATCAAGCTGGTCCTTGCCGGCGGGATGGTCGAACACCACGGCGAGTTCTACGACTTCGACCGATTGCAGATGAGCCCCGCACCGTCGAAGCCCGTTCCGTTCTACGTCGGCGGCCACACCGACGTGGCACTCAAGCGTGCGGTCCGGATCGGCGACGGCTGGACCAGCGCGATGATGACCTGCGACGAGCTGGCCGAAACGATCTCCACCCTGAAGAAGCTGCTTGCCGAGGCCGGCCGCGCCGACGACCCATTCGAGTACCAAGCCGTCTGCATCGACAAGTTCGGTGTCGATGGTCACCGCGACTTGGTCGCGGCGGGAGTCACCGACTACATCGGGATTCCGTGGGTGTTCGAAGGCCTGCCGTTCGATGCCCCGGTGGACAAGAAGATCGACTCGATGAAGCGGTTCGCCGACACCTACATCCACTCCGGTTGGCAGGAGCAGTGA
- a CDS encoding DUF2510 domain-containing protein, with amino-acid sequence MSNVVGSLNSLIWIVFVIVIIAVVVWAVRFALAPRERPYRERTVVQQQPVRQEPVGSGGLTPGWYPDQNDHRMVRYYDGRVWTSETRHA; translated from the coding sequence ATGTCCAATGTCGTCGGGTCGCTCAACTCGCTGATCTGGATCGTGTTCGTCATCGTGATCATCGCCGTGGTCGTATGGGCGGTTCGCTTCGCCTTGGCGCCGCGTGAGCGACCGTATCGCGAGCGGACGGTTGTGCAGCAGCAGCCCGTTCGGCAGGAGCCGGTCGGCTCGGGAGGCTTGACGCCGGGCTGGTACCCGGACCAGAACGATCACCGCATGGTCCGCTACTACGACGGCCGGGTCTGGACGTCGGAAACGCGTCACGCGTAA
- a CDS encoding LLM class F420-dependent oxidoreductase, which translates to MKLGLQLGYWSAQPPTNHAELVAVAEEAGFDTVFTAEAWGSDAFTPLAWWGRETTRMRLGTSVVQLSARTPTACAMASLTLDHLSGGRHILGLGVSGPQVVEGWYGQKFPKPLARTREYIDIIRQVWAREAPVTSAGPHYPLPLSGEGTTGLGKPLKPIVHPLRADIPIMLGAEGPKNVALAAEICDGWLPIFYSPRLAPMYNEWLDEGFARPGARRSREDFEICATAQVVITDDRSSILDLIKPHLALYMGGMGAEDTNFHADVYRRMGYSEVVDEVTRLFRSDRKDDAAKAVPDELVDDSAIVGDIDYVRKQIAAWEAAGVTMMVIGARTPEQIREAADLL; encoded by the coding sequence ATGAAGCTGGGTCTGCAACTCGGATACTGGAGCGCACAACCCCCGACAAATCACGCCGAACTCGTGGCCGTGGCCGAGGAGGCCGGCTTCGACACGGTGTTCACGGCCGAGGCATGGGGGTCGGATGCGTTCACCCCGCTGGCGTGGTGGGGCCGGGAAACCACCCGGATGCGCCTGGGCACCTCGGTGGTGCAACTCTCGGCGCGCACCCCGACCGCGTGTGCGATGGCATCGCTGACGCTGGACCACCTTTCCGGGGGCCGGCACATCCTCGGCCTCGGCGTCTCCGGACCGCAGGTTGTCGAAGGATGGTACGGGCAGAAGTTCCCGAAGCCGCTGGCGCGCACCCGCGAGTACATCGACATCATCCGGCAGGTCTGGGCGCGCGAAGCCCCGGTCACCAGCGCCGGCCCGCACTACCCGCTGCCGTTGAGCGGTGAGGGCACCACCGGTTTGGGCAAGCCGCTCAAGCCGATCGTGCATCCGCTGCGCGCCGACATCCCGATCATGCTGGGCGCCGAGGGCCCGAAGAACGTCGCGCTGGCCGCCGAGATCTGCGACGGATGGCTGCCGATCTTCTACTCCCCGCGGCTGGCGCCGATGTACAACGAGTGGCTCGACGAGGGCTTCGCCCGCCCCGGGGCACGCCGCAGCCGGGAAGACTTCGAGATCTGCGCGACCGCGCAGGTGGTCATCACCGACGACCGCTCCTCGATCCTGGATCTGATCAAGCCGCACCTGGCGCTCTACATGGGCGGAATGGGCGCTGAGGACACCAACTTCCACGCCGATGTCTATCGGCGGATGGGCTACTCCGAGGTCGTCGACGAGGTCACCAGGCTGTTCCGCAGCGACCGCAAGGACGACGCCGCCAAGGCTGTTCCCGACGAGCTCGTCGACGACTCGGCGATCGTCGGCGACATCGACTACGTGCGCAAACAGATCGCCGCGTGGGAAGCCGCCGGCGTGACGATGATGGTCATCGGCGCGCGGACTCCCGAGCAGATCCGCGAAGCCGCCGACCTGCTGTAG
- a CDS encoding sulfotransferase family protein, which translates to MSSDFLTVESLKASAIKACGMDDFGVDDDNYEEALSVLLESFRNDADLTELGSKMHRFFVRNALVARLVSEAAFKQYPQHVDVPIERPIFVTGLPRTGTTAIHRLLTADPRHQGLELWLAEFPQPRPPRESWKDNPVFQQIDAQFAKAHAENPDYTGLHYMTADEVEECWQLLRQSLHSVSYETLAHVPTYAQWLARQDWTKSYARHRKNLQLIGLNDAEKRWVLKNPSHLFALDAVFAVYPDALIVQCHRPAETIMASMCSLAQHTTEGWSNTFTGDVIGADSLETWSRGLELFNAERAKQNPAQFFDLDYFELIREPIRTVEKIYDAFGIEMTDDARAAIRRTDEESKQGPRAPKHTYSLADYGLTEEQVKERFKGL; encoded by the coding sequence ATGAGTTCGGACTTTCTGACCGTCGAGAGCCTGAAGGCCTCGGCCATCAAAGCCTGCGGCATGGATGACTTCGGCGTCGACGATGACAACTATGAAGAAGCGCTGAGCGTGCTGCTCGAGTCGTTCCGCAACGATGCGGACCTGACCGAGCTCGGGAGCAAGATGCACCGCTTCTTCGTGCGAAATGCGTTGGTGGCCAGGCTGGTTTCCGAAGCGGCCTTCAAGCAGTATCCGCAGCACGTCGATGTCCCGATCGAACGACCGATCTTCGTCACCGGCCTGCCCCGCACCGGCACCACCGCGATCCACCGGCTGCTGACCGCTGACCCGCGGCACCAGGGTTTGGAGCTGTGGCTCGCGGAGTTCCCCCAACCCCGGCCCCCGCGGGAATCCTGGAAGGACAATCCGGTCTTCCAGCAGATCGACGCGCAGTTCGCGAAAGCCCATGCGGAGAACCCGGACTACACCGGGTTGCACTACATGACCGCCGACGAAGTGGAGGAGTGCTGGCAGCTGCTGCGGCAGTCACTGCACTCGGTGTCCTACGAGACGCTTGCGCACGTGCCGACATATGCGCAGTGGCTCGCTCGGCAGGACTGGACGAAGTCATACGCACGCCACCGCAAGAATCTACAGCTGATCGGGCTCAACGACGCCGAGAAGCGCTGGGTGCTCAAGAATCCCAGCCACCTGTTCGCACTCGACGCGGTGTTCGCCGTCTATCCGGACGCGTTGATCGTGCAGTGCCACCGGCCGGCCGAGACCATTATGGCGTCGATGTGCTCACTGGCCCAGCACACCACCGAGGGCTGGTCGAACACCTTCACCGGCGATGTCATCGGCGCCGACTCGCTGGAGACCTGGTCGCGCGGGTTGGAGTTGTTCAATGCCGAACGCGCCAAGCAGAATCCGGCGCAGTTCTTCGATCTCGATTACTTCGAGCTCATCCGCGAACCGATCCGTACCGTGGAGAAGATCTACGACGCGTTCGGAATCGAGATGACCGACGATGCGCGGGCGGCGATCCGGCGCACCGACGAGGAGAGCAAGCAGGGTCCGCGAGCACCCAAGCACACCTACTCGCTGGCCGACTACGGGTTGACCGAGGAGCAGGTCAAGGAGCGCTTCAAGGGGCTCTAG
- a CDS encoding thiolase domain-containing protein, whose protein sequence is MAKKLAAVLGTGQTKYVAKRKDVSMNGLVREAIDRALEDSGSTFDDIDAVVVGKAPDFFEGVMMPELFMADAVGATNKPLIRVHTAGSVGGSTAIVAASLVQSGKYKRVLTMAWEKQSESNAMWALSIPVPFTKPVGAGAGGYFAPHVRAYIRRSGAPLNIGAIVAVKDRHNGAKNPLAHLHQPDITVEKVMESPMLWDPIRYDETCPSSDGAAAMVIGDEEAADARVADGHPVAWVHATALRTEPLAYAGRDQVNPQASRDAAAALWKAAGITSPIDEIDVAEVYVPFSWYEPMWLESLGFAAEGDGWKLTEAGETAIGGRIPFNPSGGVLSSNPIGASGMIRFAESAIQVMGKAGAHQVEGARKALGHAYGGGAQYYSMWVVSSDKPAAKP, encoded by the coding sequence ATGGCTAAAAAGCTCGCTGCTGTTCTCGGCACCGGACAGACGAAGTACGTCGCCAAACGCAAAGACGTCTCGATGAACGGTCTGGTGCGCGAGGCGATCGACCGTGCACTGGAAGACTCGGGATCGACGTTCGACGACATCGACGCTGTCGTCGTCGGCAAGGCGCCCGACTTCTTCGAGGGCGTGATGATGCCCGAACTGTTCATGGCCGACGCCGTCGGTGCAACCAACAAGCCGCTGATCCGGGTGCACACCGCGGGTTCGGTCGGCGGGTCGACCGCGATCGTCGCCGCCAGCCTGGTGCAGTCGGGCAAGTACAAGCGCGTGCTGACGATGGCGTGGGAGAAGCAGTCTGAGTCGAATGCCATGTGGGCGTTGAGCATTCCGGTCCCGTTCACCAAGCCGGTGGGCGCGGGCGCGGGCGGCTACTTCGCGCCGCACGTGCGCGCCTACATCCGCCGCTCCGGCGCGCCTCTCAACATCGGCGCGATCGTCGCGGTCAAGGACCGGCACAACGGCGCCAAGAACCCGCTGGCGCACCTGCATCAGCCCGACATCACCGTGGAGAAAGTGATGGAGTCCCCGATGCTGTGGGATCCCATCCGCTACGACGAAACCTGCCCGTCCTCGGACGGTGCGGCGGCCATGGTGATCGGCGACGAGGAAGCCGCCGACGCCCGGGTGGCCGACGGACATCCCGTCGCGTGGGTGCACGCCACCGCGCTGCGCACGGAGCCGTTGGCGTACGCCGGACGTGACCAGGTCAATCCGCAGGCCAGCCGTGACGCGGCCGCCGCGCTGTGGAAGGCGGCTGGGATCACCAGCCCGATCGACGAGATCGACGTCGCCGAGGTCTACGTCCCGTTCTCCTGGTACGAGCCGATGTGGCTGGAAAGCCTCGGCTTCGCGGCCGAGGGCGACGGCTGGAAGCTCACCGAGGCCGGCGAGACGGCGATCGGTGGACGGATTCCGTTCAACCCCTCCGGCGGTGTGCTGAGCTCCAATCCTATTGGGGCATCGGGCATGATCCGGTTCGCCGAGTCGGCGATCCAGGTCATGGGCAAGGCCGGGGCGCATCAGGTCGAAGGCGCCCGCAAGGCCTTGGGCCACGCGTACGGTGGTGGCGCGCAGTACTACTCGATGTGGGTGGTCAGCTCCGATAAGCCGGCCGCCAAGCCATGA
- a CDS encoding Zn-ribbon domain-containing OB-fold protein, with product MTTSQSSPVQIDAHQKPLSAPLKLSFDYTRSVGPLLGQFFTALRERRILGVRGSDGRVLVPPAEYDPVTYAPLTEVVPVASVGTIQSWTWQSEPLEGQPLDKPFAWALIKLDGADTTMLHAVAADSSEQISTGARVHAHWIDEPVGAITDIAYFELGDTEESVPAGGDDREPVTILVSPSSIEIQHTASLPETTFLRGLEDGKLLGARTGENGKVYFPPKEADPATGLELDNFVELPDKGTVTTFAIINIPFAGQRIKPPYVAAYVLLDGADIPFLHLIQEIDVADVRMGMRVQAVWKPREEWGLGIDNIEYFKPTGEPDADYDTYKHHL from the coding sequence GTGACCACCAGCCAAAGCAGCCCGGTGCAGATCGACGCGCATCAGAAGCCCCTTTCGGCACCGCTGAAGCTGTCATTCGACTACACCCGTTCAGTCGGACCACTCCTCGGCCAGTTCTTCACCGCACTGCGTGAGCGACGCATCCTCGGTGTCCGCGGCTCGGACGGGCGGGTGCTCGTACCACCCGCTGAGTATGACCCCGTCACCTATGCGCCGTTGACGGAGGTGGTACCGGTCGCCAGCGTCGGGACGATTCAGTCGTGGACCTGGCAGTCCGAGCCGCTGGAGGGCCAGCCGCTGGACAAGCCGTTCGCGTGGGCGCTGATCAAACTCGACGGCGCGGACACCACGATGCTGCATGCCGTCGCCGCCGACTCGTCCGAGCAGATCAGCACCGGGGCGCGGGTGCACGCGCACTGGATCGACGAACCGGTCGGCGCGATCACCGACATCGCGTACTTCGAGCTCGGAGACACTGAGGAAAGCGTGCCCGCCGGTGGTGACGACCGCGAGCCGGTGACCATCTTGGTCTCGCCCAGCAGCATCGAAATCCAGCACACCGCATCACTTCCCGAGACGACGTTCTTGCGCGGCCTCGAGGACGGCAAGCTGCTCGGCGCCCGTACCGGGGAGAACGGCAAGGTCTACTTCCCGCCCAAGGAAGCCGATCCCGCGACCGGGCTGGAGCTCGACAACTTTGTCGAGCTCCCCGACAAGGGCACCGTCACCACGTTCGCGATCATCAACATCCCGTTCGCCGGTCAGCGCATCAAGCCGCCGTATGTCGCGGCGTATGTGTTGCTCGACGGCGCCGATATCCCCTTCCTGCACCTGATTCAGGAGATCGACGTCGCGGACGTGCGGATGGGCATGCGGGTGCAGGCGGTGTGGAAGCCCCGCGAGGAATGGGGCCTGGGCATCGACAACATCGAGTACTTCAAACCGACCGGCGAACCCGACGCCGATTACGACACCTACAAGCACCACCTCTAA